DNA from Oxyura jamaicensis isolate SHBP4307 breed ruddy duck chromosome 4, BPBGC_Ojam_1.0, whole genome shotgun sequence:
AAGGGCTCCTtgctaaggaaaaaacaacaaatctaAGCAGATTGGTTGCCTTTTCTTTCCGGGAAGGGGGATGGGAGAGGGCAGATCTTGCTTCAACAGTCGAAGTAAGTTGCCTTTGCTTTTCCCTGCTCTTCAAGGTCAGCCTAGCTAATGAAAATCAatcttccctctgcctctctctgctgcATGAGCAGATTCTACCTGTGGCCCCTCACCTACTTGAAAGCCACCGCCTGGCCTGCTGGCCACGGGGAGCTTCCTATCGAAACGCAGCCTTCCTGTGGGCACCGTGACAATATCGGTGTCACCCGCGGATCACACGTTTGATCTGCCAGAGAATGGCTTTGTCCCGGGGAAGCTGGCTGCACACGAAAAGCACGTATCCGACGTTGAAATCTGGACTTGATTTTGCTGGGGGAAAAGCTGGATGGGTACTGGCATGCAATGAAGggcatccctgctgctgctccatttCTGCATGGCAGCTTCGGAGCAGGAGCAAGACAAGCTGCTAAATCAGCTTTGCCAGCTTCACACTGTGTTTGTGGTGGGGTTCAGGAGAAACTTGCCCTTCCTTGGTGTTCACGATGGGGATGCAAGTGGGAAACCTGGACACTGCAGTGGGAGATGCCAGGACTTGGGGAGTCCCAGTCCCTGGCCAAGCACATGTCGTATTAGTGGtgatttgttgctgttgctgcttgaaattaaatgtgtttggttcccctccttccctgtgcCCCTGGCTCATGACAGTCTCCTGATGTGGAGGAGATGCTGTTCCCAGCTCCGGCACTGGACGAGCCCCAGCTTCACATTTTCCCTCCTCTGGGGAGGAAGGACGGGGAACCTCCCCGGGAAGGACATGGAAAGCACGGGGAGATGCTGCACCCTCCTTTGCCAAGGGACAGCTCTCACAGTCCCACTTTTTGGAAACGTCCGGGCCAAAGTCTTCCCAGGCTGAGGAGTACTTGGAGGCTTGCTGTGGGAATAACTTCGTTAGGAGCTCTGATGTCAGTCTTTGCTCCCAGGGCTGTAGGCTCGGGCTCATTATGAAACGTAACATGAACGTTTTCTCCGTCTTCCTGCCCCGTTTTAGGATTTTTAGATGTGCCCTGATGCCGCAGGGTCCCTTTGCTCCTGGAAATGCAGCTCTCTTCCAGTGTGGCTGAGCTCAGCTGCGACGAGACGATGGACCCACCCGCCGAGGACTTCCAGCAGGTCCTGTCCATTGACCAAATCCGCTCCATCCGTGCCAGCAACAACTACGTGGAGAGGCCGGCTGCCTGCTTCCAGCAAGCCCGCTCCAACCCGTCCCTGTCGCAGCCACCGCACAAGCAGGAGTGGCCTCAGGACCGCCTGGTGTCTTCCACCTTCCCGGACCTGCACCgcagccacagccagcagcaccagatgCCACCCCTGCAGCAACCCATGAGCCATTCCAGCACGGCCAGCTCCGTGTCCCAAAGCACCACCGCCTCCGACCAGCGCCTCCTGAGCAGCCTGACGCCGTCCCACTCGGGCCACTCGCTCATCCGGACGCAGCCCCGGGCCGGCGAGCTGAAGCCGGAGGAGTCTCCGCTGAAGGGGGCGGTGGAGAAGCCCAGCCTGCACGCCGGGCACCTCTTCATCTGCGAGGAGTGCGGGCGGTGCAAGTGCGCCCGCTGCACGGCCGCCCGcagcctgccctcctgctggctctgcaaccagcgctgcctctgctcccccgAGAGCCTCCTCGACTACGGGACTTGCCTCTGCTGCGTCAAGGGTCTCTTCTACCACTGCTCCACCGACGACGAGGACACCTGCGCCGAcgacccctgctcctgcgggcCGGGGTCCTGCTGCGCCCGCTGGGCTGCCATGagcttcctctccctcctcatgccctgcctctgctgctacTTTCCCACCTTGGGGTGCCTCAAACTTTGCCAGCGGGGTTACGACGGCCTGAAACGCCCCGGCTGCCGCTGCCAGACCCACACCAACACGGTGTGCAGAAAGATCTCCTCCTCCAGCGGCACGCCTTTCCCCAAGACGCTGGATAAGCCGGTATGACCCTCCCGGGGAGGAGAAGCAGGCTTgattcctcttcctcctcctctccccttcgTCCCTCTCCTCCTTCGGCTCCCTCCGCTCTGCTGCGCTCCCCCTGCCCACCGCCTCCTCTTGGGAACGAGACTCAGGGTCCCCCGGCCACCAGGAGCACGCAGGCTGTGGCTCTTCCCACGGGAGGAAGAGGTGGCTCCGCGCATCCCAAGCCGGAGTCCTCCAGGAGCCTGGACTcgttttctcctcctctccttccagcaCTTTTCATGGGTGGTCTCCACTTTCTCCCACTGCCCACAGCCCGCTtccccaggtgctgcagggctcccccaggcagcagcagctttccccGCCTGCTTGCAAGCCGCTGGGAGATGCCAGCCAGCTCTGAGATGAGATGGCATCTCGTTTTGCGCTGCCTCcaagaggaagggaaggtgtGGGAAGCTTTCGAAACCTTTTGGCTCCCGCCCAGCTGCAGCGAGGGGAAGGTCCCCCTGGGGGTTGATGGAGAGCGAGACGCTGGTTTGAAATAGCCATTCATTCCTCCACGCCTGGAGGTGCAGTGCTGGAGGGGCTGCCTCCAAAGTGCAAACCTGGTGGGATGGGAGCGAGGATGGTGCTCCCCCCAAGCTCTGTCCCATCACCGAGCAGATGCTGCAGCTCCCCTTCTACCCTCACAGGCTTGTCC
Protein-coding regions in this window:
- the SPRY3 gene encoding protein sprouty homolog 3, with the translated sequence MQLSSSVAELSCDETMDPPAEDFQQVLSIDQIRSIRASNNYVERPAACFQQARSNPSLSQPPHKQEWPQDRLVSSTFPDLHRSHSQQHQMPPLQQPMSHSSTASSVSQSTTASDQRLLSSLTPSHSGHSLIRTQPRAGELKPEESPLKGAVEKPSLHAGHLFICEECGRCKCARCTAARSLPSCWLCNQRCLCSPESLLDYGTCLCCVKGLFYHCSTDDEDTCADDPCSCGPGSCCARWAAMSFLSLLMPCLCCYFPTLGCLKLCQRGYDGLKRPGCRCQTHTNTVCRKISSSSGTPFPKTLDKPV